A window from Littorina saxatilis isolate snail1 linkage group LG9, US_GU_Lsax_2.0, whole genome shotgun sequence encodes these proteins:
- the LOC138976305 gene encoding uncharacterized protein isoform X3, with product MVSTGTQLWRIYIIHMLCSMHVVLDQAGQPVVASQPAKQSLQPSVRHQNCASMVGLPAEQSPTEDLTIPHADKDADSELDAQFEYSDVSDDDNKVPLNVTDDDSDDTVEDVHDFHFLDDCAEDSTNVTGAQTSAEHPEGASVTSSPDPASETSECVLKLFKELKLKLAKLVKTHPNFNI from the exons atggtttccactggtacacaGCTGTGGAGAATATATATAATCCATATGCTATGTTCAATGCATGTTGTTTTAGATCAAGCTGGTCAACCTGTTGTTGCATCACAGCCAGCAAAGCAGAGTCTACAACCATCAGTAAGACATCAAAACTGTGCTTCTATG GTTGGGTTGCCTGCTGAGCAGTCCCCCACTGAGGATTTGACTATTCCGCATGCGGATAAAG ATGCTGATTCTGAACTCGATGCTCAATTTGAATACTCTGACGTTTCTGATGATGACAACAAAGTCCCTCTCAACGTGACAG ATGATGATTCTGATGATACAGTTGAAGATGTCCACGACTTCCACTTTTTGGATGATTGCGCCGAAGACTCTACCAACGTGACAG GAGCCCAGACGAGTGCTGAACACCCCGAAGGAGCAAGTGTTACCTCTTCCCCCGACCCAGCGTCTGAGACATCTGAGT GTGTGCTGAAGCTCTTCAAGGAGCTGAAATTAAAGCTTGCCAAACTGGTCAAGACGCATCCCAATTTCAACATCTGA